From one Ursus arctos isolate Adak ecotype North America unplaced genomic scaffold, UrsArc2.0 scaffold_26, whole genome shotgun sequence genomic stretch:
- the PTHLH gene encoding parathyroid hormone-related protein has protein sequence MLRRLVQQWSVAVFLLSYSVPSCGRSVEELGRRLKRAVSEHQLLHDKGKSIQDLRRRFFLHHLIAEIHTAEIRATSEVSPNSKPAPNTKNHPVRFGSDDEGRYLTQETNKVETYKEQPLKTPGKKKKGKPGKRKEQEKKKRRTRSAWLNSGVAGSEQEGDHPYDISATSLDFNLRRH, from the exons ATGCTGCGGAGGCTGGTTCAGCAGTGGAGCGTCGCGGTGTTCCTGCTGAGCTACTCGGTGCCCTCCTGCGGGCGCTCGGTGGAGGAGCTCGGCCGCCGGCT CAAAAGAGCTGTGTCTGAGCATCAGCTCCTTCATGACAAGGGGAAATCTATCCAAGACCTACGGCGACGATTCTTCCTTCACCACCTGATCGCGGAAATCCACACAGCTGAAATCAGAGCTACCTCGGAGGTGTCCCCTAACTCCAAGCCTGCTCCCAACACAAAGAACCACCCTGTCCGATTTGGGTCTGATGATGAGGGCAGATACCTAACTCAGGAAACCAACAAGGTGGAGACGTACAAAGAGCAGCCACTGAAGACAcctggcaagaaaaagaaaggcaagccTGGAAAACGcaaggagcaggaaaaaaagaaacggCGAACTCGGTCTGCCTGGCTAAACTCTGGTGTGGCTGGCAGTGAGCAAGAAGGGGACCACCCCTATGACATCTCGGCGACATCGCTGGACTTCAATTTACG gAGGCATTGA